Proteins encoded by one window of Nicotiana tabacum cultivar K326 chromosome 10, ASM71507v2, whole genome shotgun sequence:
- the LOC107813345 gene encoding uncharacterized protein LOC107813345 isoform X2 yields the protein MDAGQQCHSWKLNVQAKAKNLDFKLVASNFLPNCKFFPFSLKFKYCRFLIHLKSETPTFPNPQKSKSLKSKLHRFLERLRIRRRSKNNSRAISSKPKNKVNFSIAAAAEKCTADEEFVGDGMLQSLLLSAPGIAMATISQSSVVVGNLALFIQSLYQRDKDGIVKLGSIVFICFASIFKSFMARKAWILLVFVIGAIVFCSNVMHLRFSSHFDHHCLSRLFWRAFKNAAFSQVLTAIFRII from the exons ATGGATGCAGGGCAGCAATGCCATTCATGGAAACTCAATGTGCAGGCCAAGGCCAAGAACTTGGATTTCAAATTGGTAGCCTCCAACTTTTTACCCAATTGCAAGTTTTTCCCATTCTCTCTCAAGTTCAAGTACTGCAGATTCTTGATCCATCTTAAATCTGAAACACCAACCTTTCCAAATCCCCAGAAATCAAAATCCTTGAAATCGAAACTCCATCGATTCCTTGAAAGACTTCGTATTCGAAGACGTTCCAAGAACAATAGTAGAGCGATCAGTTCCAAACCAAAGAACAAG GTGAACTTCTCAATAGCTGCGGCGGCTGAAAAGTGCACGGCGGATGAGGAATTTGTAGGTGATGGAATGCTGCAGTCTTTGCTTCTTTCGGCACCGGGCATAGCGATG GCAACGATATCTCAGAGTTCAGTGGTTGTAGGAAACCTAGCCCTCTTCATTCAATCTCTGTATCAACGGGACAAAGATGGAATCGTTAAACTTGGTTCTATTGTCTTTATTTGCTTTGCTTCCATATTTAAGAGTTTCATGGCAAGAAAAGCTTGGATATTGTTAGTTTTTGTAATTGGTGCCATAGTTTTTTGCTCAAATGTGATGCATCTCAGATTCAGTAGCCACTTTGATCATCACTGTCTGTCAAGATTGTTTTGGAGGGCTTTCAAAAATGCTGCCTTCTCTCAG GTGCTTACTGCTATATTTAGAATAATATGA
- the LOC107813345 gene encoding uncharacterized protein LOC107813345 isoform X1, which produces MDAGQQCHSWKLNVQAKAKNLDFKLVASNFLPNCKFFPFSLKFKYCRFLIHLKSETPTFPNPQKSKSLKSKLHRFLERLRIRRRSKNNSRAISSKPKNKVNFSIAAAAEKCTADEEFVGDGMLQSLLLSAPGIAMATISQSSVVVGNLALFIQSLYQRDKDGIVKLGSIVFICFASIFKSFMARKAWILLVFVIGAIVFCSNVMHLRFSSHFDHHCLSRLFWRAFKNAAFSQVKTQSPFLCYSYYAKMLSHPC; this is translated from the exons ATGGATGCAGGGCAGCAATGCCATTCATGGAAACTCAATGTGCAGGCCAAGGCCAAGAACTTGGATTTCAAATTGGTAGCCTCCAACTTTTTACCCAATTGCAAGTTTTTCCCATTCTCTCTCAAGTTCAAGTACTGCAGATTCTTGATCCATCTTAAATCTGAAACACCAACCTTTCCAAATCCCCAGAAATCAAAATCCTTGAAATCGAAACTCCATCGATTCCTTGAAAGACTTCGTATTCGAAGACGTTCCAAGAACAATAGTAGAGCGATCAGTTCCAAACCAAAGAACAAG GTGAACTTCTCAATAGCTGCGGCGGCTGAAAAGTGCACGGCGGATGAGGAATTTGTAGGTGATGGAATGCTGCAGTCTTTGCTTCTTTCGGCACCGGGCATAGCGATG GCAACGATATCTCAGAGTTCAGTGGTTGTAGGAAACCTAGCCCTCTTCATTCAATCTCTGTATCAACGGGACAAAGATGGAATCGTTAAACTTGGTTCTATTGTCTTTATTTGCTTTGCTTCCATATTTAAGAGTTTCATGGCAAGAAAAGCTTGGATATTGTTAGTTTTTGTAATTGGTGCCATAGTTTTTTGCTCAAATGTGATGCATCTCAGATTCAGTAGCCACTTTGATCATCACTGTCTGTCAAGATTGTTTTGGAGGGCTTTCAAAAATGCTGCCTTCTCTCAGGTGAAAACACAAAGTCCCTTCCTATGTTACTCGTACTATGCAAAAATGTTGTCGCACCCATGTTGA